Part of the Marinobacterium rhizophilum genome is shown below.
ACAGTCGGTCGAGGTCTGGCAGGACGGCGAACTGGCAGGCGGCCTCTACGGTATCGCAGCGGGACGCATGTTCTTTGGTGAATCCATGTTCAGTCGCCGTACCGATGCCTCCAAAATCGCCTTCGCCTGGCTGGTCGAACAACTTAAAAACTGGGACTATCCTTTAATTGATTGCCAGGTTCACAACCCGCACCTCGTTACTCTGGGCGCCGAAGAGATCCCACGGGAAACCTTTCTTCAGGAACTGAATCGAAATATCGACATCCCGTGCACGACAACCTGGAAATTCGAAATCGATGCCAGTGTATTTTGAGGGCAAAGCTCCGTGACCACCCTGCGACAACTGCACTTTTACTCCACACCAGAGCACGAGTGCAGTTACATCCCCGGCCGCATGGCCCGCACCCTCTTTGTGGACCCCCAGGCCATCATCAGCACGGACGCCTACAGCCAGCTGTCAGAGCTGGGGTTTCGTCGCAGCGGCAGGCACATCTATCGCCCGCACTGCGAAGGCTGCCAGGCCTGCGTCTCGGTGCGCATACCGGTGGACAGCTACAGACCCGGAAAAAGCCAGAAACGCGTCCTGAACCGCAACCGGGACCTGTCGTGTCAGCGCGTGATGCCGATCATGACCGACGAGCATTACGCCCTCTATGCGCGCTATATCAACTCCCGCCATGCCGACGGTGATATGTACCCCCCCTCGGCGGAACAGTTCCGCGCCTTCCTGGTAGAGGGGCACGACAGCAGCTTTTTCTTCGAAGTACGCCTGAATGATCAGCTCCTGGCCGTTGCCGTGACCGACCAGCTGGCCCAGGGACTCTCCGCGATCTATACCTTCTACGACCCGGACCTCGGCAAGCGGAGCCTGGGAACCTACTGCATCCTCACCCAGATAGAACAGACCCGCCAGTTGGGCCTGCCCTATCTCTACCTGGGTTACTGGGTGAAGCAATGCCAGAAAATGAGCTACAAGATTGGCTACCGGCCGCTGCAATTGCTGCTTGATGGCCACTGGAGCGAACTGCGATAGTGACTTCAGCGCTCGAATCTCTTTGATATAACACCGCTTTTAAGGCAGAATACGGCGCTTCACTGAGAAGCGCTGAAATTATTCGCATTAAATCAGCGTAGAAGACTGGGTTAGCAACAGCTTTAACAAGGTAGGTACTGAATGGCCAAAGAAGATAGCATTGAAATGGAAGGCACCGTTATCGACACGCTGCCGAACACCATGTTTCGCGTAGAACTCGAGAACGGTCACGTTGTGACAGCACACATTTCCGGCAAAATGCGCAAAAACTACATCCGCATTCTGACCGGCGACAAAGTCAAAGTCGAACTGACGCCCTACGACCTGAGCAAGGGTCGCATCGTCTACCGCGCTCGCTGATTGCACGCCATACACCCAGCTCTCTTCCGCTTTATCAGCTTCAGTGGCAGCACCCTCGCTGCCACTGTGCTGCATACGCTACCCTCGTGCCCGCCTTGCCCCATCGCTCCGCCGCCTGATCGGTCGTCCAACAAAGCCCCATAAAGCCCCGCAACGCCAGTCATGCAATCATCGACAGCAAAGATGCGCCCGCAATAATCAGACCAAGCAAACGGACATCAAACCAGGATAGTAGCGCAAGGACTTGGCTGTTTAAGCCGGACATGCATTACCGGCTTGAGCGACTGCAGCCATGCCTGAAAAGGCGCCTGGCGACCTATGGATCAAGAATGGCTGGCCAGGGTTTCAAACCCAGGGCCAGCCAGTGTCAACCAAGATGTCAGTGACAGCCTTCCGGCTGCTCCGACACCACGTGCAACGCCAAGCTGCCGTCATCACCGACACTGATTTCGACCGTACCCCCTTCTTCGGCCAGCTCGCCAAACAGGATCATCTCGGCCAGCGGCTTTTTCAGCTGCTCCTGAATCAGGCGCTTCATCGGGCGGGCACCCATAGAGTCGTCATAGCCCTTTTCAGCCAGCCAGGCACAGGCCGAATCATCGACATGCAGCACAACCTTTTTCTCATCCAGCTGCGCCTGCAGCTCCGTGAGAAACTTGTCGACCACGCCGCGGATAATCTCCGGCGACAGTGACTTGAACTGAATGATGCCATCCAGGCGGTTTCGGAATTCCGGCGTGAACATGCGGCGGATCGCTGCCATGCCGTCACTGGCATGATTCTGGTGCGTGAAACCAATGGACGGCCGCGTCATGGCCTCGGCGCCGGCATTGGTGGTCATCACCATGATCACATTGCGGAAGTCCGCCTTGCGGCCGTTGTTATCCGTAAGGGTACCGTTGTCCATCACCTGCAACAGCAGGTTGAACACCTCGGGATGCGCCTTCTCGATTTCGTCGAGCAGCAGCACACAGTGCGGTGACTTGGTCACAGCCTCGGTCAGCAAACCGCCCTGATCGTACCCGACGTAGCCCGGAGGCGCACCGATCAGGCGTGACACCGTGTGGCGCTCCATGTATTCCGACATATCAAAACGCACCAGCTCGATACCCAGAATACGCGCCAGCTGCGAGGTCACCTCGGTCTTGCCGACACCGGTGGGGCCGGCAAAGAGGAAACAGCCCACCGGCTTGTTGGCTTCCTTGAGCCCCGCGCGGGACAGCTTGATCGCCGACGACAGCGTATCGATGGCCTGCTCCTGCCCCAGGACAACCATCTTGAGGTTGGAGTCGAGCTTCTTGAGCAGGTCCTTGTCGGACGCGGACACGCTTTTCGGCGGGATACGGGCGATCTTGGCCACCACGATCTCAACCTCGGGAACATCGATCAGCAGGGTGCGACTTTCTTCGGGCATCAGGCGCTGGTAGGCACCGGCCTCATCAATCACATCAATGGCCTTGTCAGGCATGTGCTTGTCGTTGATATAGCGATCCGCCAACTCGGAGGCTGCGCGCAATGCCGCATCGGTGTACTTGAGCTGGTGATGCTGCTCGAATCGGTTTTTCAGACCCTTGAGAATCTGGTAGGTATCCAGCACGCTGGGTTCCAGCACATCAATTTTCTGGAATCGACGCGCCAGGGCGCGGTCTTTCTCGAAAATGCCGCGAAACTCCTGATAGGTCGTCGAGCCGATGCAGCGAATCTCGCCGGAGCTCAGCATGGGCTTCAGCAGGTTGGAGGCATCCATGGAACCACCCGATGCCGCGCCTGCACCGATAATGGTATGAATTTCGTCAATAAAGAGAATCGAGTGCTCCTGGCTGCGAATTTCGCCAAGCAGCGCCTTGAGGCGCTTTTCGAAATCGCCACGGTACTTGGTACCGGCCAGCAGAGCCCCGAGATCCAGCGAGTAGACCACGCTGTCGGCGATCACCGAAGGTACCTGCTCCTCGACAATCAGCTTTGCCAGACCCTCGGCAATCGCCGTTTTGCCCACCCCGGCCTCGCCCACCAGCAGCGGGTTGTTTTTGCGTCGGCGTGACAGAATCTGGATAACCCGCTCAACCTCGGCATCGCGCCCCACCAGCGGATCGATACGCCCCTGCTGCGCCAGAATATTGAGGTTAACCGCGTACTTGGACAGCGCACTCTTGTCCTTGTCGTCTCCGGCCTCGGAGTCCACCGACACTTCGTGATCCTGGGCTTCGTGATCCGACACCCGGGAAATACCGTGGGAGATGTAGTTCACCGCATCAATGCGCTCCACGCCCTGCTGCTGCAGCACGAAGACGGCCTGGCTTTCCTGCTCACTGAAGATCGCCACCAGTACGTTGGCACCGGTGACCTCATGCCGCCCTGAGGACTGCACGTGAAAGACAGCCCGCTGCAGCACACGCTGGAAGCCCAGCGTTGGCTGAGTTTCCATGTTCGGAATGTTCTCCGGCAGCAGCGGCGTGGTTTCATCTATAAAGGTGGTCAGCGATTGACGCAACTTCGCAATATCCGCACCACAGGCGTTCAACACCCCCTGAGCTTCGCGATTATCCAGCAACGCGAGCAACAAGTGCTCGACCGTCATGAACTCATGCCGCTTGTCCCGGGCGACCCGGAAGGCTGCGCTGAGGGTCTCTTCCAACTCTCTGTTAAGCATGGCGGACTCCTGATCAGACGCTCTCGACTTCACACAGCAAGGGATGCTTGTTTTCCCTTGAGTATTGATTCACTTGTGCAGCTTTAGTTTCAGCCACATCTCGCGTGTAGATACCACAAACGCCCTTACCCTGAGTATGGACGGCCAACATGATCTGTGTCGCTTTTTCCTGATCCAGCGCGAAAAAAATCATCAACACCTCGATTACAAAATCCATGGGCGTGTAATCATCATTCATCAGCACCACCCGATACATGGGCGGGCGTTTCAGCTTGGGTTTCGCCTCTTCGGTCGCCAAACCTGAATTGTGATCGCCATGCTGCTCATCATGCCCATCGTTGTCATTATCAGACGATAGCCTGACTGATACGGAACTGCTCATGCCTGAATGTTAGCCTTTACGTTGGTCGGTAGATGAAAATGGGGACCGGCAATTAGCGTCCCGCAAAGCCGGTGCTATACTGCCGTGACGCAGGAGGGATCCAGTATCAGCAGTACCTGCCTCAATGTAAAGAAGTCGCCTCCGGGCTCGCTTCTCCATTGTAGCAAGTCAGCGTCTGGGAGTTGAGGCCTGTTTCCTGCAGACAGGCACTCAGGGCAGATAACGAGGGGAGTTCGCGCATGCAGACAGGGAAAGTAAAGTGGTTCAACAACGCAAAAGGATATGGATTTATTCTGTCGGATGACCACAACGAGGACTTGTTCGCCCACTACTCGGCGATTCAGTCCGATGGCTACCGCAGCCTCAAGGCAGGACAACTGGTTGAGTTCGAAACCCAGCCAGGCCCCAAGGGAACGCACGCCGTCAACATCAAGCCCCTGGGTACGAACTAACCTCCGGATACAGGCGCAGCAGCCATGCTGCAACACCGCCACAGTATAACGCACGAACCCGCGAGACAGCCCTGGCTGAGCGCGGGTTCTTTCGTTTTCGCTTGCCTGAAAACACCAGAACCCGCCGTTTGGCGGGTTCCGGCAAAAAGACGCCGTTCAGCGCAGAGGCTTACATCCTGGCAATGATGGCATCACCGAATTCCGAACTTTTCAGCAGGGTTGCACCACTCATGAGGCGCTCGAAATCATAGGTTACGGTTTTCGCCGCGATGGCACCGTCTACGCCCTTGATGATCAGATCGGCCGCTTCCAGCCAGCCCATATGGCGCAGCATCATTTCGGCCGACAAGATTACCGAGCCCGGATTAACCTTGTCCTGACCGGCATACTTGGGCGCCGTACCGTGGGTTGCCTCGAAGATCGCCACCTCGTCCGACAGGTTCGCGCCCGGCGCGATACCGATCCCCCCCACCTCGGCTGCCAGCGCATCGGAAAGATAATCACCGTTGAGGTTCAGCGTCGCCACCACGTCGTACTCGGCCGGGCGCAGCAGGATCTGTTGCAACATGGCATCGGCAATCACATCCTTGACCACGATCTGCCTGCCTGACTTGGGGTTTTTGAAGCTCATCCAGGGCCCCGCATCCAGCAAGGTAGCGCCAAATTCTTCCCGGGCCAGCTCGTAGCCCCAGTCCTTGAAGGCGCCTTCGGTGTACTTCATGATATTACCCTTGTGTACCAGGGTCACCGAAGCGCGGTCGTTGTCCACTGCGTATTGCAGCGCCTGGCGCACCAGTCGCCGGGTACCCTGGCGGGAAACGGGCTTGATGCCGATACCGCAGTTTTCATCGAAGCGAATCTTGCTGACGCCCATTTCCTCCTTGAGGAACTTGATGACCTTGTCGGCTTCGGGCGAACCGGCCTTCCACTCGACCCCGGCATAGATGTCCTCGGAGTTTTCGCGGTAAATCACCATGTCGACATCCTGCGGGTTGATCACCGGACTGGGCACTCCCTTGAACCAGCGCACCGGGCGCTGGCAGACATAAAGATCCAGTTCCTGGCGCAGCGCCACGTTGAGCGAACGAATACCGCCGCCGACCGGCGTTGTCAGCGGCCCCTTGATACCAACGACAAACTCCTTGAACGCCGCCAGGGT
Proteins encoded:
- a CDS encoding arginyltransferase codes for the protein MTTLRQLHFYSTPEHECSYIPGRMARTLFVDPQAIISTDAYSQLSELGFRRSGRHIYRPHCEGCQACVSVRIPVDSYRPGKSQKRVLNRNRDLSCQRVMPIMTDEHYALYARYINSRHADGDMYPPSAEQFRAFLVEGHDSSFFFEVRLNDQLLAVAVTDQLAQGLSAIYTFYDPDLGKRSLGTYCILTQIEQTRQLGLPYLYLGYWVKQCQKMSYKIGYRPLQLLLDGHWSELR
- the infA gene encoding translation initiation factor IF-1, producing the protein MAKEDSIEMEGTVIDTLPNTMFRVELENGHVVTAHISGKMRKNYIRILTGDKVKVELTPYDLSKGRIVYRAR
- the clpA gene encoding ATP-dependent Clp protease ATP-binding subunit ClpA, encoding MLNRELEETLSAAFRVARDKRHEFMTVEHLLLALLDNREAQGVLNACGADIAKLRQSLTTFIDETTPLLPENIPNMETQPTLGFQRVLQRAVFHVQSSGRHEVTGANVLVAIFSEQESQAVFVLQQQGVERIDAVNYISHGISRVSDHEAQDHEVSVDSEAGDDKDKSALSKYAVNLNILAQQGRIDPLVGRDAEVERVIQILSRRRKNNPLLVGEAGVGKTAIAEGLAKLIVEEQVPSVIADSVVYSLDLGALLAGTKYRGDFEKRLKALLGEIRSQEHSILFIDEIHTIIGAGAASGGSMDASNLLKPMLSSGEIRCIGSTTYQEFRGIFEKDRALARRFQKIDVLEPSVLDTYQILKGLKNRFEQHHQLKYTDAALRAASELADRYINDKHMPDKAIDVIDEAGAYQRLMPEESRTLLIDVPEVEIVVAKIARIPPKSVSASDKDLLKKLDSNLKMVVLGQEQAIDTLSSAIKLSRAGLKEANKPVGCFLFAGPTGVGKTEVTSQLARILGIELVRFDMSEYMERHTVSRLIGAPPGYVGYDQGGLLTEAVTKSPHCVLLLDEIEKAHPEVFNLLLQVMDNGTLTDNNGRKADFRNVIMVMTTNAGAEAMTRPSIGFTHQNHASDGMAAIRRMFTPEFRNRLDGIIQFKSLSPEIIRGVVDKFLTELQAQLDEKKVVLHVDDSACAWLAEKGYDDSMGARPMKRLIQEQLKKPLAEMILFGELAEEGGTVEISVGDDGSLALHVVSEQPEGCH
- the clpS gene encoding ATP-dependent Clp protease adapter ClpS, with product MSSSVSVRLSSDNDNDGHDEQHGDHNSGLATEEAKPKLKRPPMYRVVLMNDDYTPMDFVIEVLMIFFALDQEKATQIMLAVHTQGKGVCGIYTRDVAETKAAQVNQYSRENKHPLLCEVESV
- the cspD gene encoding cold shock domain-containing protein CspD, which produces MQTGKVKWFNNAKGYGFILSDDHNEDLFAHYSAIQSDGYRSLKAGQLVEFETQPGPKGTHAVNIKPLGTN
- the icd gene encoding NADP-dependent isocitrate dehydrogenase, which gives rise to MGYQKIQVPTEGEKITLNADFSLNVPSNPIIPYIEGDGIGIDVTPPMIKVVNAAVDKAYGGQRKISWMEVYAGEKATQVYDQDTWLPEETLAAFKEFVVGIKGPLTTPVGGGIRSLNVALRQELDLYVCQRPVRWFKGVPSPVINPQDVDMVIYRENSEDIYAGVEWKAGSPEADKVIKFLKEEMGVSKIRFDENCGIGIKPVSRQGTRRLVRQALQYAVDNDRASVTLVHKGNIMKYTEGAFKDWGYELAREEFGATLLDAGPWMSFKNPKSGRQIVVKDVIADAMLQQILLRPAEYDVVATLNLNGDYLSDALAAEVGGIGIAPGANLSDEVAIFEATHGTAPKYAGQDKVNPGSVILSAEMMLRHMGWLEAADLIIKGVDGAIAAKTVTYDFERLMSGATLLKSSEFGDAIIARM